Proteins found in one Amycolatopsis camponoti genomic segment:
- a CDS encoding aldo/keto reductase, protein MTSPDVPAVELNNGVRIPQFGFGVFQIPPEETAQAVRTALEAGYRHIDTAQMYRNEQGVGAGIAESGIPREDVFVTTKLANDAHGHDNAITALEGSLQRLGFDYVDLYLIHWPLPHKNNYVATWRGFEDILRAGKACAIGVSNFQPAHLDRLAEETGTVPAVNQIELHPALQQTELRAYHREHGIATEAWSPLAQAEVLSDPVLTDLAEKHGRTAAQVVLRWHIQLGNIVFPKSSSPERIKQNIDVFGFELDDEDMTAIGKLDAGRRTGPDPETFTG, encoded by the coding sequence ATGACTTCCCCCGACGTCCCGGCCGTGGAACTGAACAACGGCGTGCGGATCCCGCAGTTCGGGTTCGGCGTGTTCCAGATCCCGCCCGAGGAGACCGCCCAGGCCGTGCGGACCGCGCTGGAGGCCGGCTACCGCCACATCGACACGGCGCAGATGTACCGCAACGAACAGGGAGTCGGCGCCGGCATCGCGGAGTCGGGGATCCCGCGCGAAGACGTGTTCGTCACGACGAAGCTGGCGAACGACGCGCACGGCCACGACAACGCCATCACCGCGCTCGAGGGCAGCCTGCAGCGCCTGGGCTTCGACTACGTCGACCTCTACCTGATCCACTGGCCGTTGCCCCACAAGAACAACTACGTCGCGACGTGGCGGGGCTTCGAGGACATCCTGCGGGCGGGCAAGGCCTGCGCCATCGGCGTCTCGAACTTCCAGCCCGCGCACCTCGACCGGCTCGCCGAGGAGACCGGCACCGTGCCCGCGGTCAACCAGATCGAGCTGCACCCGGCGTTGCAGCAGACCGAACTGCGCGCCTACCACCGGGAGCACGGCATCGCCACCGAAGCCTGGAGTCCCTTGGCCCAGGCCGAAGTCCTCTCGGACCCGGTGCTCACCGACCTGGCCGAGAAGCACGGCCGGACCGCCGCGCAGGTGGTGCTGCGCTGGCACATCCAGCTCGGGAACATCGTCTTCCCCAAGTCGTCTTCGCCGGAGCGGATCAAGCAGAACATCGACGTCTTCGGCTTCGAGCTCGACGACGAGGACATGACGGCGATCGGCAAGCTCGACGCCGGCCGGCGCACCGGGCCGGACCCGGAGACCTTCACGGGGTGA
- a CDS encoding ANTAR domain-containing protein: MSIDEDEWARERAGFAQDGIEPAGPLARQFADLTRTLLDVTPTVGGVLRLVVGAASALVPDADLVSVTLREPDGRYHTPVETDPVAVRLDQVQYDHGEGPCVESARPDGPAIAWSQDVGRDPRWPSFGPATAGHGYHSVLATALLPDARPPRRSGALNIYSSRPGAFDGAAIDLALLLATHASLALAHTEAVVAAELEAEHLRRAVESRDVIGQAKGILMQRRGITADEAFDVLRRASQDLNVKLADLARTLATRHTEVELPADR; this comes from the coding sequence ATGAGCATCGACGAAGACGAGTGGGCGCGGGAACGCGCCGGGTTCGCGCAGGACGGTATCGAACCGGCCGGGCCGCTGGCGCGGCAGTTCGCCGATCTCACGCGCACGCTGCTCGACGTGACCCCGACCGTCGGGGGCGTGCTCCGGCTCGTCGTCGGCGCCGCGAGCGCGCTCGTCCCGGACGCCGACCTGGTCAGCGTCACCCTGCGGGAACCCGACGGCCGGTACCACACGCCGGTGGAGACCGACCCGGTCGCGGTGCGGCTGGACCAGGTGCAGTACGACCACGGCGAGGGGCCGTGCGTCGAGTCGGCGCGCCCGGACGGGCCGGCCATCGCCTGGTCGCAGGACGTCGGCCGCGACCCGCGCTGGCCGTCGTTCGGTCCGGCCACGGCCGGCCACGGGTACCACTCGGTGCTGGCGACGGCCTTGCTCCCCGACGCCCGTCCGCCGCGGCGCTCGGGTGCGCTCAACATCTACTCGAGCCGGCCGGGTGCGTTCGACGGCGCGGCGATCGACCTCGCGCTCCTGCTGGCGACCCACGCGTCCCTGGCGCTGGCGCACACGGAGGCCGTCGTGGCGGCCGAACTGGAGGCGGAGCACCTGCGCCGCGCGGTCGAGAGCCGGGACGTGATCGGCCAGGCGAAGGGCATCCTGATGCAGCGCCGCGGCATCACCGCCGACGAAGCGTTCGATGTGCTGCGCCGCGCGTCCCAGGACCTGAACGTCAAGCTGGCCGACCTGGCCCGGACGCTCGCCACCCGCCACACCGAGGTGGAGCTGCCGGCGGACCGCTGA
- a CDS encoding hemerythrin domain-containing protein: MNGSQPATDLTTVLAGDHRRLDRLCTELELGQGSPENRKDLADHLIAEVVRHAVAEESFVDGEGDLAEADGLMRELEGVGPQETRFERLLGGLIRAVRRHVREEGPEAVRQVRLTCSPERRAELGKEVTAARDAAATLPHPDLSDRMPQADQLWPGPGFVDRARAALRHAAGSPG, translated from the coding sequence ATGAACGGCAGCCAGCCCGCAACCGACCTGACCACCGTCCTCGCCGGCGACCACCGGAGACTGGACCGGCTGTGCACCGAGCTCGAGCTCGGCCAGGGCAGCCCCGAGAACCGCAAGGACCTCGCCGACCACCTGATCGCGGAGGTCGTCCGCCACGCCGTCGCCGAAGAGTCCTTTGTCGATGGCGAAGGCGACCTCGCGGAGGCGGACGGCCTGATGCGCGAGCTGGAGGGCGTCGGACCGCAGGAGACCCGGTTCGAGCGCCTCCTGGGCGGGCTGATCCGCGCCGTGCGCCGGCACGTCCGGGAAGAGGGCCCGGAGGCGGTGCGGCAGGTCCGGCTCACGTGTTCGCCGGAGCGGCGCGCCGAGCTGGGCAAGGAGGTCACGGCGGCCCGGGACGCCGCGGCGACGCTGCCGCACCCGGACCTGTCCGACCGCATGCCTCAGGCCGACCAGCTGTGGCCGGGCCCGGGCTTCGTCGACCGGGCGCGAGCCGCGCTGCGCCACGCGGCCGGCTCGCCCGGTTGA
- a CDS encoding CYTH and CHAD domain-containing protein, which produces MAAPSSVIERERKYEIVAGSGVPRLVGVAGVETQDDPVEQILDASYYDTETFRLARGGITLRRRVGGHDAGWHLKLPVSADERQEIQLPLGGDPNKVPGRLRRLVRAYTLGEKLVPIAHLRTDRFAHRLADGDGRTVATLTDDHVTGEAGGESARLDEWRELELELDPATDPGRLEDFDRALGEAGASASPWPSKLRRLIGDRVPAPPRGRKKPTAGDVVLTSLREHYARLRRADVGVRLDVEDSVHQMRVATRKLRSSLKTFGSVVDEDETLTAELKWLGQQLAPARDAEVSERRLREQLDEIPSELVFGPLRQYLTRYFAREAEEGRTRAMAALTGKRYRTLLRTLDTLVENPPLTRRARKPAKSALRKPVRKAAAKLRRAEAATRGLTGHELETALHEVRKKAKRARYAADTVKPVYGKKLRQWRKNVKTVQGTLGEHQDTAVGRDVLHHLTIAGHGEGQNTFTFGLLYERDAERAEKLRRRFAGEWRRLRKGERPGWLR; this is translated from the coding sequence ATGGCAGCGCCGTCGTCGGTGATCGAGCGCGAACGCAAGTACGAGATCGTGGCGGGCAGTGGAGTGCCCCGGCTCGTCGGCGTCGCGGGCGTCGAGACGCAGGACGACCCGGTCGAACAGATCCTCGACGCATCCTACTACGACACCGAAACCTTCCGGCTGGCGCGCGGCGGCATCACGCTGCGGCGCCGCGTCGGCGGGCACGACGCGGGCTGGCACCTCAAGCTGCCGGTCTCCGCCGACGAGCGGCAGGAGATCCAGCTGCCGCTGGGCGGCGACCCGAACAAGGTCCCCGGACGGCTGCGCCGGCTCGTGCGCGCCTACACGCTGGGGGAGAAGCTGGTGCCGATCGCGCACCTGCGCACCGACCGGTTCGCCCACCGGCTGGCCGACGGCGACGGCCGGACCGTCGCGACCCTCACCGACGACCACGTGACGGGCGAAGCCGGTGGCGAGAGCGCGCGGCTCGACGAGTGGCGCGAGCTGGAGCTGGAACTCGATCCCGCGACCGACCCGGGCCGGCTCGAGGACTTCGACCGGGCCCTCGGGGAAGCCGGCGCCTCGGCCTCGCCGTGGCCGTCGAAGCTGCGGCGCCTGATCGGCGACCGCGTCCCCGCGCCGCCCCGCGGCCGCAAGAAGCCGACGGCGGGCGACGTCGTGCTGACGTCGCTGCGCGAGCACTACGCCCGGCTGCGCCGCGCCGACGTCGGGGTGCGCCTGGACGTCGAGGACTCCGTCCACCAGATGCGCGTCGCGACCCGGAAGCTGCGCAGCTCGCTGAAGACGTTCGGGTCCGTCGTGGACGAGGACGAGACGCTCACGGCCGAGTTGAAGTGGCTCGGGCAGCAGCTGGCGCCGGCCCGCGACGCGGAGGTCAGCGAGCGGCGGCTGCGCGAGCAGCTCGACGAGATCCCGTCCGAGCTGGTGTTCGGGCCCCTGCGGCAGTACCTCACCCGCTACTTCGCCCGCGAGGCCGAGGAGGGGCGAACCCGGGCGATGGCGGCGCTGACCGGCAAGCGGTACCGGACCCTGCTGCGCACGCTGGACACCCTGGTGGAGAACCCGCCGCTCACCCGCCGGGCGCGCAAGCCGGCGAAGTCCGCCTTGCGCAAGCCCGTGCGCAAAGCCGCCGCGAAGCTGCGCCGGGCCGAAGCGGCGACGCGCGGGCTGACCGGCCACGAGCTCGAGACCGCACTGCACGAGGTCCGCAAGAAGGCGAAGCGGGCCCGCTACGCCGCCGACACCGTCAAGCCGGTCTACGGCAAGAAGCTGCGGCAGTGGCGCAAGAACGTCAAGACCGTCCAGGGCACGCTGGGCGAGCACCAGGACACCGCGGTCGGCCGGGACGTCCTGCACCACCTCACCATCGCCGGACACGGCGAAGGGCAGAACACGTTCACGTTCGGGCTGCTCTACGAGCGGGACGCCGAGAGGGCGGAGAAGCTGCGCCGGCGGTTCGCGGGGGAGTGGCGGCGGCTCCGGAAGGGCGAGCGGCCGGGCTGGCTGCGCTGA